The Mucilaginibacter rubeus genomic interval ATGTCGGGCTTTTACAGGGCCAATATCGACTATATAACAGAACATGCTGTGAGCCCCGACAAACGCCGCTATGTTGACTCATCAGAAGCGCCCCGCCATTTCTTTGATGCCGACCGTTATGGCAAAAAACCATTTGAGGCCATGCCTAAAAAATGGAAGGATGCGGTAGCCAAATACCCTAAAGATACCATCATTAAATACGGCACCGTTCCCTGGGCTATCCAATACCAATATTACCGGCTGGTGCGAGCTTTCAAAGCGCATGATACCATCGATATACTTAATGCCTCGGCATATTTAGGGCATTATATTGCCGATGCCCATGTACCCCTGCACTTAACCCAAAACTACAATGGTCAGCTTTCCGGGCAAACCGGCATTCATGCCCTTTGGGAAAGCCGTTTGCCCGAATTGTTCGCCGATCATTATAATTATTATGTTGGCAAAGCCCGGTATATTGATAACCCGCTTAACGAGGCTTTCCGTATATGCAAGGCTACCTATAAACGTGTGGATACTGTTTTGCGTTTTGAGCGCATGCTAAACAAAGCCTACCCGCAGGATAAAAAATACGAATTGGTGCAGCACGGCAAAAGGCAGATCAGCGATTACTCCGTAGCCTACAGCCAGGCTTACCATAAAATGCTGAAAGGAATGGTTGCAAGGCAAATGCGTGCCTCCATACTTTCTGTAGGCAGTTTCTGGTATTCGGCCTGGGTTGATGCCGGGCAACCGGACCTGGATAAGCTTATCGCTACGCCTTTAAGCAATGAGCAAAAAACAAAACTCCTGCAAGAAGAAGCACTGTACCGTTCAGGCAAAGCACCGGTAATAAAATAATTAACGCTAAAAAACAGCACCTCTCCCCTCTTATCTTCCTCTACATTCCTCAAAATAAACTTCGCTAAAACAGCGAAAAGATAACACCGACTATCACTGAAACAATCGTGACGTGATAACGCGATCAACTCTTAAAAGTTCATTCTTTAATTACCTCATTTTGCATTATCACGGTACTAATACGCAGTTTCTCCATTAGGTATTTATACGCTATAAGCCGGTTTACAGCCCTCCTAACTTAGTTAAATCAATCAGGAAGTTGATTTGACCTCCCTCCTTGTCGTTTCAGGCCAAAAGCCTGGAAGAAGATTTAAAGTAAGCAGGAGACCATATCAAGTGACTGCGTTTTTTATCACTAAATATTTACATCTATAAACTATTATCTTATGGCAAACTTAACTTTAGCACCACGATGGGCATCGAGTGTGCTGCAACTCGGAAACACCGCATATGTTGATTGCGGTACACCAACCGTACTTAACAATTTAACCTCCTTTACACTGGAGGCCTGGGTAAATGTATCGAGCCTGAACGGATTTCAATCTGTAGTAGGAAATGTCGACAATGCGGTTGGCGGACAGTACCAATTATTTCTTGAATCGGGTTATGTTTATGCCTATGTAGGCATTGCTCCATACCTGATCAAATCCACCTTACCTATCACTGTTAACGAATGGCACCACCTGGCCTCGGTATTTGACAGTACAACATCCAGCTTATCACTATATGTAGATGGCGTAGCTGTTGCACAAAGCAATTTTTCAGGAACGTTGCCAACTAATGGTACCAATGTACTGTTGGGCGCTGTAATGCAACAGGGCAGCCCGATCTGGTACCTACAGGGCCAGATTGGCCGGATCATGATCTGGAACAGCACTCGCGATGCTGAAGATATCCTTAATGATTCGGTACAGGTAAATAATTACAGCGCCGTCCAAAATCCAAACCTTATCTTTTACAGCGACTTTTCCGAAATGCCGGGAGTTGACAGTTCAGGTAACAATATAACCCTTAACTTCAAAAACAATGTACAATACGCATTTAACGTTCCATCGGTGGTATTGGGAGCAGATGGTTATGTTGATTGCGGCTCCTTCCCCGAATACAGCATCTCCGGAAATGCACCTTACACCATTGAAGGATGGTTTTTCCCTGGCAGCAGCAGCAACGGCATTTTACTAAGCTATGGATTAAACGGCGCATGGGAATACTAGGTAAGCTATCAAAACAACCAGGTTACAGGCCAGCGCAACAGCGACACCATCTCTTTATCATCAGCCGCATCTGTATTACCGCTTAGCTATTATCATTTCGCGCTTAGCTACGACAGCGATGTTAAGGCACTGAGCCTGTACGTAAATGGCAACCTTCAGGCTATCGATTATTTTCCTTCGCCGGTTACTGCAGTTCCGAACGGGCATGTACTCGTTGGCGCTCAGTACGACTCGAATGGAAATATTATCAATAATTTTAACGGTTCTATTCAAAACCTCCGGATCTGGAATGTATGCCTTGAGCAATCGGAAATTGTTCAATGGATGTATAACGATGTGATAACCGACAACCGTTTAATTTCCAATTTTGACTTTACCGTTAACCCTCCTATAGATACCACCGATAAATCGACATTGGAGCTGGATAACGGTGCTGTACAGCAACTCCAAACCGTAAACGTTTTAACCACCGAGCAGATTGCACTTTTGGGAATACCACAATCCATCAATGCCATCTATCTTAATCAAAACGTTGAAACACCGGTACCGCCGCCAACAGACATATTATTTAGCAACCAGCCCCAGGTATTTACCGAAGATCATAAAGAAGAAAGCTGGGCACAGTTCGAGGAATGGTTTGGCAGTAAAAATGGAGGCCCGGCAACCGAAGGTTTTCGTCAGCAGTTTGATAACGCCTATGAAAAGGCCAGGCAAATGTTTGATGAAAATGCCAACTTATCCCGTGTTTTTACCCGAACCGACACCAATGGCATAACCCGCATTATTTACCACGGCGTAAAAGCGGATATGCTTGTTTATGAAGGGGCCGTAGGTGCTGAATCAGATTGTACGTTGTGGTGGATCCAATTCATCTTCGCACTTACTGTAGGTTTCCTGCAGGCTGTGGGGCTGGCGCCTACTACCGGCAATATAGCCACCCGCATTTATAACCTGCTGCGTGCAAACCAAACGGTAATGAACGCGATGAGCTCAATGGCCGGAAAAGCAATCAGCGCTACCGCTGCTATCGGGTTTGTTGGTGTAGTATATCAGCAGGGACTAATGTGGACTATCATCAAATTCGTACTGACATCTGCAGGATGGTATGCCTTATTCTGGATCCTCCGCAAAGTGATAGCTATTGTAACAGGCCTTGAGGCGGCAGCCATACTTGCCGGCTTTATTGTATGGGCTACTCAGCTTACCATACTTTCACTTAAATACAATACCGCATGCGGACAACTTCTTCAATCAACCAAAGTTTCACCTTCTTTTAATTCATAAGCCATGCCGACTTCAACACCTATTGTCGCTATACCTATAGTAGACACTTCAAATAGTATGACCTATTACAACTACGTTGCAATTACTGTTATAGATACAAAAGCATTCTTGAATAACGCTCTGCCGGGCGATTATATCGGAGTTGCCTCTTACGATGTTAGCGGCAGAGTAACTTATAATCTAACGCAGGTTGATCAAAACCTAACCGTACCAGTTGCCGCCGCCGCTGCCGTACAAAATCTTAACTTTACCGGGAGCTGCACCAATATGGGAGGTGGGCTTCAAACAGCAGTAAACATGCTTTCCAGTGCCCCCTCCGGTGTAAACAAAGGCTTGGTTTTGCTATCTGATGGTTATCAAAACTGCGGCACCAATCCCTTGCCCTTACCAGCCGGAACCCCACCTGTGTATTCTTGTGCTATGGGGCCGTCATCTGACCAAAACCTGATGCAGCAAATTGCTACCCAAAGCGGTGGGCAATATTACTATGCGCCATATGTGTACAACATGATGCAGATTTATAACCAGATCAGGGCACAAACCCCTTCGGCACAATTGCTTGCCAACGGGTATAAAGTAGCACAGGCCTACGATTACCTGATGATTCCTGCTACCGTGTCTGCAGGTAACGATGTCGGACAGTTTTCGGTTGTATGGAGCGATACTAAATACACCTTCACAAATGGCCAGCCCGGGCTTAATCAATTAAGTGTAACACTGGTAACCCCGGCCGGTGTGGTAATTACGCCAATGCCTACTTTACAGGGGGGAGCCTACGTAGTGTTTAACATCCCTAACCCGGCCGTAGGCCTGTGGTACATCCAGATCATGTACGGAGGTACAACTCCACAGGGTTTAACAGGCGGCGCCTTTGAATATGCACCATCAGGCAATGCGGCCCCGCTTCAGCTCACAGTTGATGCCCCGGCGGCTGTACGCAAAGGGCAGCCCATTACCTATCACGCGCATTTAACCGATGACGGCAAACCTATAACAGGGCAACATGTACATGCAGTTATTACCCGTCCTAAATTCAGTCAGCAAAGTGCCTTAAAAACTTATGCCGCCCAGCTTAAAACAATAAAGCTGTCTGATGAAACAATGGATACAATACAATATCCGGATTTGGCGAAGCTTGATCTGCTTTACAAGCAGCGGTTAAATGAAAATGAAGAAGACCTTTTACCACACCTGAAAAGTGGTGCTGTACTGACAGAAGCAAAGCATGGCGGCTATTCGGGTACAATACATGAAACCCATGAGGCCGGAAGCTACACGGTTGAACTGGAGGTAACAGGATTTTCTGACAAGTCTAAAACCCCGTTTTCAAGGACTCATCGTTTTAACGTAGTAGTTACCGATGGTGATTGAATAAACCAAACTTCCGTTTAATATGCAAAAGCCGGAACCCGGATTGATCTAAATCCAGGTTCCGGCTTTTATTCTTGAAGTATTTTTAATAATTTCTTGGAGTAATCTCGGGATAAATAATCGCTGACCGTTTAACAGCTTATTTAGCTGCCCGGTAATTAGACACTAATTCTGATGTGCGCAAAGCCCTTGAATAAATCTTTAAATTAGATATTGTACCGTCCAGATTTTTACCGAACGTAACAGGCGAATCGGTATTTATGTTATTAATTCCAAAAAATCTTGTCCAACCGGCAGGAGCATTCGCTCCACCATCGCAAAGTTTTCCATCTACCATTGCCATAATAATGTTTGCTCCCCCATCAACAACAAAGGCAACGTGATGAAGCTTATTTGGAACGATGGTGCCTTTGTCAGTTTCTAAACTAACACTTTTAACACCGTCATTCAAGGAGATAGCAATAGTTCCGTTATTTGTTGTAGCAATATCCAAACCCGGGCCATTACCTGTACTATTTGTTAAAATATGCCCTACTGAATTTAGATTATTAAGCGTAACAAAAAAATCTACAGTAAAGCCACCATTGTTTTCCAGACTTGGGAAAAACTTATTATTAGATGGCAGCGTTAAGTCATTGGGAGCCTCATATTCATTTATGAGCCCTCTGGTTACTTTCTCTTTTCTAAAACGCTGATACCAAAGATCGTTCAGGAGCAGAGGACTAATTTCATGTACCCTTGCTGTATTTTTCTGAGTTTCTGTAATGAAATATTTACCCTCCTGCTCTATTAAATCCGGATAGCTCATGCCTTCATTTACATTGCCGCTGTATAAAAGGATCTCGGGCTCCGACCACCAGATAGTTCCGTTTCTTTCAATTCCACCCGATACCCAAACAGGATTTCTGTTGTTATATCCAGGAGTTCCATAATTATGAAACCAGAATAAGTATTTTCCGTTTGAGCACTTAAATATTCTCGGGCAGGCAGTTGGATGCTTGAATATGCGGTCGCTGGGAGTTCCGTTACCATAACGCATAGGCGCCGGCGTATTCCAGGAGGTACCTAAATTTGTACTAATTGCAAAACCAGGAAAGCCCAAATACGTACGGTTTACACAATATAAGCTGCCATTACTCAACTGCACGAGATTGTGTTCCTCTTGAAGAGACCAGGTTGGGTTTTTTATTCCCACATCCCCGCCTGGTAAAATATTCCATTGCAAGGCATTAATATCTTTCTCTGTTTCGATATTTGGGCAATTAACCAACCAACCTTCACCCCGGTCACTTATATATGCACCAATTTTTGTGTACGAAAATAATAAACCATTTGTAGAGTGTATTGGTTTACAAATCCCCCAAAACATTTGTACCTGACCTTTAAAATTATTGTTATTATCAACGAGTGTATTTTTTATGGAAAGCCTGTACCTATCAGACCAGGTTTGCCCCATATCGTCAGAATATTTATAACAATACCATCCTAAAAGATCGTTTTTTATATGCTTGCCATTTAATTCTGAAATATTGTCTCCATTATAATCGTAAAAAACGTATATCCTCCCGTAAGCAGTTATATAGGGAATTGCCCAGGAAGCTACCGGGCCAGAGGATGGTTCGATATCAACGGCTGGGCCCCATGTTTTTCCCAGGTCGGTGCTTCTACTACTCATAACATGCTGCCCGGGGGTGCCTTCGGCACCACGACCAGTAGTAAATACGCAAATCCATGAGCTATCCCTGGCTTGAACAATATAAGGCTGATCGAGATACGGGGCCTTATAAATGATGTTACCTAAAGTAATAGATCTTTGATCTATAAAATCTTCGGCATTTATGTCGGGTATAAAGGAAAGACTATCAGCAACAGGATTACCCGGAGATGAAGGCGTTTGAGCATTAGCCATCTCATGTTTTTTGCAACCAAAAACAGCTAAAATAAAATACAAGGAAGAGATGATAAGGCGGATTCGTAAAGAGTGTTTCATTAAATCTTATATATTCTTATAAATACACTCAATATTCAATCAATAAAACTTCGGCCATAAACAAATATCTTTCGTTTACAGAGTTATTAATTAATATAGGGGGTGTATTACTAACAATATCAAAGATAAAGCTTCCTTATTTAATTCAGTCACAGAATCTTAAATTTAATAAAACAATAAACTTATTTTTATATAGCTATAACGACCAGCTTAAATTTGCGGCTAAGCAGTCGGATTTTTAGCAGCGCGTCCTTTTACAGCGGCAAAAATTGGAGGCAATATTGATATCAGGATAATAATTACTCCCACCAATGAGAAGTTTTTAGCTATGATATCTACCTGGCCTAATTTGTAACCTGCAAACAGGAATACGATGATCCACGATGCGCCGCCGATGATGTTATAAAGGCTATAGCGTAAAAAAGGCATCCTGCCAACACCGGCAACAAAAGGTGCTATGGTACGGATGATAGGCATAAAACGGCTAAATATTACCGCCTTGCCGCCGTGTTTGTCAAAAAATGCTTTGGTTTTAAGGTAGTATTCCAGCTTCAGGATCTTATTTTCTTCCTTAAATACCTTGGGGCCAAGGTAGTTACCTAAAAGGTAATTTACGGTATTACCTATAAATGCAGCTGCAATAAGTATAATACCCAGCAACCAGATATCTAAACCAGAGCTGCCACCTGCAATTAAAGCACCGGCTGCAAACAACAGTGAATCGCCGGGTAAAAAGGGAGTTACAACAAAGCCAGTTTCGGCAAATATGATCAGGAAAAGGATGAGATAGGTCCATCCCTGGTAAGCACTGGTGATTTGTACCAGGTGCTTGTCAATATGCAGTATAAAGTCGATGATGCTTTTTATTACTTCCACAGGCGTAAATTTTGCCCAAAAATATAAATATTAAACAGAAAGCCGCTACTGAAGTGTCTTACTTAGCAGATTATTAGTGAGTACACCGGCACCAAAGGCCAATGAATCGGCAGCGCCAACAACACCTTTGGTATAAATGGTATAAGCGCGTCCGTCCTGTATAGTTATATTTTGCAGGGTTGTTTCAATTTTGGTAGGGGTACGCGTTGCCCTGATGGTAAAGTTATAGTTACCGGCAGTAAGATCGTAATAGGGGGTAACCTTATTAAACGTGGTGCCGCTTACCATAAGCGTATCATTTGCCCTCAAATCAAGGGCGGCTGTACCAGGAGAAGTATGCACAAACCTAACTTTTCCTTTACCTATAGGCGGCAAACTGGTACTGTCAGATAATATAAACGAACTGACAAAAGAACTGTCCTTCCGGTAACCGGTTACAAACATGGTATATTTCCGGTTGGCTTTGAGCGTATTATCAAACTGAAGCAAAATTGTAGGTGCAGTAGTTGCAGTTCGTAACTGTAAAGGCGCTTCCAATGTTGAAAGATAAAAATACCCCGAGCTGTTAGGATACGTATATGTAGTTGAGCTATACCTGATATAATGCTGATAAAGATATACCGGCTGAATATCGGGACTTAAATTAACTATCTGAAACTGGGTATTGAGGCCTACCGACGACGCGTTCCCTCCCTTGCCGCATGATGATACCCCGCATAAAAAAAGGACGCCTATCACAGTTGCAAAAAACGAAACCAGGACCTTGCTTTTATTTTTATTAACCATTAATGTAATTATTGATTAGTGAACAAACCTGTTGCCAGGCCGGCACTTTTATTACCAAAACCATAATAGGTATACACCTTACCACCTACCAGCTGCACCGTATCCCTAACAATAGTACCCGGAAACGCGGCCGAATGCATGGCCATATTGTGTTCTCCCGGCGCCACTAAATAAAAAGTAGAGGTGGCTTTAAAAGCAAGGTTACTTACTTTTTCGGTATCTACGGCAACTTTATTAGTTGTCCCTTCAAAATGCACGCTAATATTTCCCGCGTCTGGCGAAGCATTTACAAACCTGATTTTGGCTGATGGTACCTTGCTTGTATCTCCAGCTATGACGTCGGTAGTTTTAAATACCTGATCGGCAGTATTACCTGCTATGTAAAATGAATACACCGAATCTTTACTGAGTGTCAACGGCAAACTGAACAGTGGATTAGGGTTGCTTGGCCCATCTAACTTAACCGAATAATTTTGTGTTCCGGCTTTTACCAGAATATAGCCTAATGTGCCTCCGGGATAAAAAGTTGTTGTATTGTTGATGCGGATACCGTTCTGGTAAACATTAACATTATTAAATGTGGCGTTGATTACGTTTAATGATGATGTTGATGAATCCACTGCATCGGGCTTATCATTATTTTTTTTGCACGATGCTATGCAACCTGCCGCCGCGGCAATCATCAATAAAACTTTAACCTTTATCTTCATATACAATTATATGCTATAACTGCTTAGTGTAACTTTTGGTATCGGGTGCTGAACAAAAAAAGTCCGGTTTTATGTTACCGGACTTAGTTTTGGATTTATAATTTAAGTTTACACTTAAGCATAGCTATTGAGCATCACCGGCATTACCAGCATCAGCACATCTTCATTCTCATCTCCGCCTTGTGGCAACAATAAGCCCGCACGGTTTGGAGTCGACATTTCCAAAGATACTTCTTCGCAGCTTAAGTTCTTTAACATTTCTATTAAAAATCTTGCATTGAAGCCAATTTCCATGTCTTCGCCTTCATATTGGCAGCTCAGGCGCTCGTGAGCTTCGTTAGCGAAGTCGATATCTTCTGACGAGATATTTAACTCGCTGCCATTTATTTTTAGCCTTACCTGGTGGGTGGTTTTGTTAGCGTAAATAGCCACACGGTTTAACGAACCCAGGAAGGTAAGCCTGTCGATGTTTAATTTATTAGGATTGTTTTGAGGAATAACAGCCTCATAATCCGGGTAACGCTCATCAATTAAACGGCAAACAAGGTTAATGTTGCCAAACTTAAAGAAAGCGCTGGTGTTGTTATATTCAACCGATACGTTAACATCATCGCTTGGTAATGATGATTTAAGCAGGGTTAAAGCTTTTTTAGGTAAAATGAATGATGCTGTGCTTGCTGCTTTGGCATCTTTACGACGGTACCTTACCAGTTTGTGCGCATCGGTTGATACAAAGGTAAGTGCCGATGTGGTAAGCTGGCAGAATACACCTGTCATGGCCGGGCGCAACTCGTCATTACTTACCGCAAAAATGGTTTTGTTAATAGCTTCGGCTAAAACAGAAGCAGGCAGGTTTACCGATGAAGCGTTTTCAACAACCGGGATCTTAGGAAAATCCTCACCGTTTTCGCCGCTCAGTTTGTATTTACCATCACCAGCGTTAATTTCAATGGCGAAGGTTTTATCATCAACCGAAAAAGCAACAGGCTGCTCGGGTAACGATTTCAGGGTCTCTAACAATATACGCGACGGGATAGCAATCCTGCCGTTTTCTTTAGCCTCAACAGGCAAAGAGGTGGTCATGCTGGTTTGCAGGTCGGTAGCAGAAATGGTCAAGTTCCCATCCTTTATCTCGAACAAAAAGTTTTCCAATATAGGCAACACAGTGCTGCTGCTCAATGCGCCGCTCACCGCTTGCAGTTGTTTGAGTAATGTTGAGGTAGAAACAATAAATCTCATGTGGTTGTAATTAAGCAATCAAAAATATAAAATTTAACGGGCATACTTTTGCCTGCGGAGATAATGTTGAAAAATAGCACATATTAACACTAATACCAACGGAACAATGTTATTAACCAACTGCCAATACATTTTTTCGCTCCGAATACGCGCCCTATCAAGCAGGCGGATCTTAATTTCCTTGGTACGCAAGGCTATCAGGCCCGAATCATCGGTCATGTAATCGGCTATGTTGAGCAGCAGATTTTTGTTACCGTAAGTTTGATGCGTATAATGATCATACCCTAACGGATATGGCGAACCATCGTTACCTACCTGGTTCTTTAAAATATCACCATCGCTTATCACTATCATTTTTGTAGGCTCGCTTTGTGATAGTACAGGAATCTGCTCTTTTAAGCCTTCGGGCAGCGGACGGTTTTGCCAGTCGCTGGTAAAACGGCCTTCTAACAGTACGCCGGTTATTTTAGGTGTACTTTGAAACTCCTTAGGGTTTGGCTCCTGCTCCAGGGCCTGCAATGATAATATGTGCGGGGCGGTTAGCTTTTTATTATAGGGCGATGATGTCAGCAACACCGTTTTATTAACATTTTTGGTATCGAGGATATCGATAGAACTTGCAAACTCGCTGCTGATACCATCCAGATTTTTCACTACCGGGTGTTTACTCAGCGGAATAAATACCGGGTAATATAACCATGGCAGCATCTGTATCTGCGCCTGCCCGCCCACGTTGCCGGTACTTACCGGTATCTGCGAGCAGTTCATATCGGCTATCAGATCATAGTTAATGCGGATGCCATAACGAAAAAGCTGATCATCGAGGTTAAGCTGCTTGGCGAAAGCCAGTTGTTCGCCCCCATGCCCTCTGAGGCTATCCAGTTCGGCGCTTACCTGGTCTATTGCCCATAATACCCGGCCTCCGTACATGATATACTGGTCGAGTTTAAATTTCTCTACCTCGCTAAACTTTTGATCGGGCTTGGCTATTACCAGCAATTTGATCTTTTGCAGATCGGCAAAGGAAATAGCGCTGAGGTCTACCCTGCCTACCTGGAAACCTTCGCTAAGCGTTTTCATAGCGTCGTTCAGTTGCAAGTCGGTTAGTTCATGATGCCCTTCGGTGAAACCTATTTGCGGTCGCCCGCCGGCATCGGCTTTTTTTATGGCTGATGAAAAAGCGTATTCAAGATTTTGGATAGAGTTATTCAGCACTTCATCGGGCGAAAGACCAATACGGCTTAATAACAGCTTTACCGGGATATCCTTCCCTCCTGCCGATACCAATGCCGATGGAAATATCAGCTTTTGCGTTACGCCATTATCGGTTTTAACACTCAGGTTTGTTGGCTCAACACCTTCGGCAGCCATGTTCTGGATCACCTCGTTTTGCTGATCATTATTTAAACCCTTCAAGGGGTCACGAAATTCAAACTGGATTTTGCCATGGCTATAAGCTTGCAGATCACTCAGCATATCGCGGGTGGCACTTTGCAGGCGTTTAAAACCGCCCGGCAGGTTATCGCCCTGTAAATACACCACCACCTTTACACGTTTTTGCAGCTTATCCATAATTTGCGTGCTGATGGGCGAAAGGGTAAAGCGTTTTTCGGCAGTAAAATCAAAACGGGTGAAGGTGAATGCCGATAACATCGCCAAAACAAACAATACCAGGGGTATGCCTATCATCGTAGCATTACCTAAACCTGCCTGGCGTTGCTTTGCCAGTACAAACAGGGTAAGCCATATAAAAATACCGGTAGTGATGATAAAGTAAACCAGATCGCGGGTATCCAGTACGCCACGGCTTACCGAATCATAATGCTGGGTGATACCTAAATTCTGCAATCCCAGATCCTGCAGGGATAACAGCTGACTGATAGAATCAAACCCGCTGTAAAAAAAGAAACACAGGAAAACGGAGATAGTAAAAGCGATGATCTGATTTTTGGTGACCGATGAAGTAAACAAACCTATCCCCACAAATACAGCGCCCAGCAAAAACAAACCGATGTATGAACCTATTACCGCCCCGGTATCGATATTCCCTTGCGGCATACCCAACGCGCTAACCGAGTAGTAATAAACCAGTGTTGGCAGCAAAGCAAAAAGCACTATTAATAAACAGGCCAGGTATTTGCCCAGCACTATTTCCCAATCTTTTAAGGGGCGGGTAAACAGCAGCTCAAAAGTACCCTCTTTCCGCTCCTCGGCAAGAGAGCGCATGGTAATGGCCGGGATCAGGAACATGAACAGGTATGGCGCTGTGCTAAACAAGCCTTCGAGGCCGGCGTAACCATATTCCAATATGCTCGACTCGGGGAATACCCATAAAAACAAACCCAGCACCAGTAAAAATACACCTATGGTAACACAAGCCACCAACGAGCTCAGGTATGATATTATTTCTTTTTTAAGGATGCTCAGCACGTTATAATATATTGTGTTAAGCGCCGAAATTACAACAATATTGCGCCAAAGCAAAGTGCGTTTGGATATCGGGTACAGGATATCGGATTTCGGAATTTCGATTTCGGATTTAGTTATTTTTTTCTTTCGCAGCTTCAAGCGTCTCTGCAGGTTCAAGCGTCTTCGCTTGAATCAAAATTAAGGTAAGCGTCCACGCTTACTTTAAATCGGGAGCGTGGACGCTCCTGCTA includes:
- the gldG gene encoding gliding motility-associated ABC transporter substrate-binding protein GldG, encoding MLSILKKEIISYLSSLVACVTIGVFLLVLGLFLWVFPESSILEYGYAGLEGLFSTAPYLFMFLIPAITMRSLAEERKEGTFELLFTRPLKDWEIVLGKYLACLLIVLFALLPTLVYYYSVSALGMPQGNIDTGAVIGSYIGLFLLGAVFVGIGLFTSSVTKNQIIAFTISVFLCFFFYSGFDSISQLLSLQDLGLQNLGITQHYDSVSRGVLDTRDLVYFIITTGIFIWLTLFVLAKQRQAGLGNATMIGIPLVLFVLAMLSAFTFTRFDFTAEKRFTLSPISTQIMDKLQKRVKVVVYLQGDNLPGGFKRLQSATRDMLSDLQAYSHGKIQFEFRDPLKGLNNDQQNEVIQNMAAEGVEPTNLSVKTDNGVTQKLIFPSALVSAGGKDIPVKLLLSRIGLSPDEVLNNSIQNLEYAFSSAIKKADAGGRPQIGFTEGHHELTDLQLNDAMKTLSEGFQVGRVDLSAISFADLQKIKLLVIAKPDQKFSEVEKFKLDQYIMYGGRVLWAIDQVSAELDSLRGHGGEQLAFAKQLNLDDQLFRYGIRINYDLIADMNCSQIPVSTGNVGGQAQIQMLPWLYYPVFIPLSKHPVVKNLDGISSEFASSIDILDTKNVNKTVLLTSSPYNKKLTAPHILSLQALEQEPNPKEFQSTPKITGVLLEGRFTSDWQNRPLPEGLKEQIPVLSQSEPTKMIVISDGDILKNQVGNDGSPYPLGYDHYTHQTYGNKNLLLNIADYMTDDSGLIALRTKEIKIRLLDRARIRSEKMYWQLVNNIVPLVLVLICAIFQHYLRRQKYAR
- the dnaN gene encoding DNA polymerase III subunit beta, translated to MRFIVSTSTLLKQLQAVSGALSSSTVLPILENFLFEIKDGNLTISATDLQTSMTTSLPVEAKENGRIAIPSRILLETLKSLPEQPVAFSVDDKTFAIEINAGDGKYKLSGENGEDFPKIPVVENASSVNLPASVLAEAINKTIFAVSNDELRPAMTGVFCQLTTSALTFVSTDAHKLVRYRRKDAKAASTASFILPKKALTLLKSSLPSDDVNVSVEYNNTSAFFKFGNINLVCRLIDERYPDYEAVIPQNNPNKLNIDRLTFLGSLNRVAIYANKTTHQVRLKINGSELNISSEDIDFANEAHERLSCQYEGEDMEIGFNARFLIEMLKNLSCEEVSLEMSTPNRAGLLLPQGGDENEDVLMLVMPVMLNSYA